GAAAAAGTGTTCCTTGGATTATTGAACATAGTTACTGTTACCTACGGAAGGTGGCCAGATGTCCACATGGAAACAGCAGGGTTTGTGCTCCTGTAAAAACCCAGTGTCTTATTGGTGTAACCAGGGGGAAAGTAATATAAAATTCTTACCAGTACGGGGCCAGGAGtgggcccccggaaggggcggggctgggggcagtcctgaggcagctgcctcctcctcctcctcttcccccccacccccttggtggggcagggcagcaatgttaaagcactgctgtggcaAAGGACCCTCCTTAAAGCGCTTTAATGTCGCTGCGTACAGGCTGGTATCGGCTTCTTACCATTACTCTGTACCGGCCACTTTCACCCCTAGGTGTAACTCCCACCTTTTGTAGCAACACCTTTTCCATAGCTGCCTCGCCCCCGCCTTGTTAGCCTGTTcgtgtgggtgggtgagggttCCTGTTATAAAACTTCTAGCAGAGTAATAGTGATAACTCCTAGCAGAGCTTTATTTAGCAGTGGGAGCCCTTTAACTTCTGTCATAAGTGTATGCTGGTTTCTGTGTCTTCTCAGTCATTTCTTGCCCACCCTGCTTGGTTTCTGCCAACTCTGCTCAAATTCTGGGGTTGTACTGGGGTCAGTCTGTTTTCCTCATTGGTGAACACTTTCAGAGTTCCATGCCATGTCAgctctgcttccttccttccaaGGTACAGCATGTGGTGTCTCAGAACTGTGATGGGCTCCATCTACGGAGTGGGTTACCCCAAGCAGCAATATCTGAGCTTCATGGAAACATGTACATAGAGGTGAGTAGCCAGGGCAAAGGCTTGCTGTTCTGTGGGCTCATGTGGGTTGTGggctgctggcctgtctccccagtCCATGAAGGATTAAACTCTGCACCCGGAATCTGTTCAGGCCCTTTCTTCAGGGCACTATTTATGGGTTGCAGTGACAGTCTGTAGAAAACCCCCAAATGAAACAGTTTAGCATAAATCCAGCAGCTCTTCCTCAGTCCTCCTATAGACAGACTGCCTAGGCATACTCCTGCCACAGGAACTACCCTACTTCCTGTAGCTCCCACCTAGAAAATGAGCTCTTTCAGCCTTATAGGAATCCGATGCTCATCAGGCAGTCACCTGACCCCTTTACCAGCTGGGTCTGAATTCCCTACCAGGGCGAAACACCTGTTGTTAAAGGGGCTCTGCTCAAACCAAGGCTAACTGATGCAAGGCCCCTGGCCTTTAAAAGAGCAAACTTGcctgttacataactgcatttcCTTGCTTCCTTCCTGCACAAGGTCTGTACTTTCTGCACACCCAATAGAGAATATGTGCGAATGTTTGATGTGACGGAGCGCACAGCCCTGCACAGACATCATACAGGCAGGATGTGCCATAAGTGTGGGGCACAGCTGAGAGACACAATCGTCCATTTCGGGGAGAAGGGGACCTTGAGGGAACCTCTGAACTGGGAAGCAGCAACAGAGGCTGCAAGCAAAGCAGATGTGATTCTGTGTCTGGGTTCCAGCTTAAAGGTAACTGTAGACGCTCAGTGAAGATTGTTAGCAGCATTCTCCTTTGGTGATGCGCCCTGGCGCGGAGCAGTCTTCTCCCAaacaccctggtgtctggcctcGCCCACCACATGTGATAAATCCTGGTGCTTGGTAGTCTCTCTTCTGACTCCTCCCTCGTCCCCTTCCTGGTAATAAATTCCACCTACTTTCACAGATATATTCCAGCATTTACATCTGCATTTGGCTATACTGACAGTCTCTATTTTATGCCAGGTTTTGAAAAAGTATCCACATCTTTGGTGCATGAGCAAACCCCCCAGTCGCCGTCCAAAACTCTACATTGTGAACCTGCAGGTGAGATGTTAAAAAATGGGAAAAGCCTTATGTGAAATGATTCTGCGCCTACATCCTGCTGTATGGGGGAATTCATACCCACAAAGAGTCTGGGAACTAGACAGTGTGAATTTGAGCAGGGGACAGATTGGGACATGGGTTCCCTGCCAGAATACAAGGCTGTTAGGTCTGGACAGGGTGCTGTGCAGGGATCATACAGGGGTTGCTCATTCAGCCTGTCTGGATTTTTATCTTCACTTCCTTGGCCCCCCACAGTGGACTCCAAAGGATGATCTGGCTGCCCTAAAACTGCATGGGAAATGTGATGATGTTATGAGATTACTGATGGAAGAACTTGGTCTGGAGATCCCATGCTATGACAGGTGAGGAGCCTCAGGCCTGGTGGCTGCCTCATGTTTACTGACAATAATATTCATCTATTCTATAGAGAactcactccccccgcccccccttcacTTCCCTCCTACAAAGCCAGTCACTTCTGTCATcctcgttttacagatggggaaaccaaggcacagggaAGGGAAGTGGTTTGCTGGCACTGGGATGAGAATGGGGAAGTTCTAAATTCCTAGGCCTGGGCTGAGACTGCACCCTCCTGTGCCTGTTTACCACAGAACATTCCTCTGCCTGCTCAGCACTATATTTTAGTATTTGTAGTTTTTAATAGTGATTTTCATCGTCACCCAGAAGGCGCTGTCAGCAACTCCTGGCAGAAATGAGGCAGTGAGATGTGTGCAATGGCAGAGCAGTCCAAAAGCCTGCCTTCCAGGGGAGGGCACAAGAGGTGATTTTAGTCACATAGCCACTTCTTTGGACTGAGTGAATAGTAGCTGCTCACTGGCTACATCGAGGATGGAAGAGTGTAATTTTCAGCAGTGGGTTCAGTTCCTGTGTGTGGTAGTGCTGAGTTCCCCAGCAGCAGGACAAGGAGCCTTTCTTACACatctgtcttgttttggtagAACAAAGGATCCTATCTTCTCTCTGGCTATTCCCCTTAGCCCCAGTGAAGAAGGCAGTCACAGCCGGAGACTTGTGGCACCACCATGGAGCCTGGAGGAGGCGCAGATGCAAGAGCAGCAGCGAGAGCCAGCTTCTcagctcagcctctctctctcaggtggctGGTTTGGCAGGGGTTGTGCAAAAGGCTccaagaagaaaaaagtaaattgACTTTGTAAATTGCCATTTGAACACTATATTTTTATGGAAATACATCAGCTGCTGCCATTCAGGATGGCTTTTCCCTGCTGCCCTGGACTCAGCTGGGTTTGCCATGAACTCCAAACATAGACTCTGCTGATCTGAGGTGGGGGCAACTGGAAAAAACTGCAGGAGCCATATTTTCATGCAACTATTTACTGTGCGATGACAAAGCTCAGAGGACAGCTGGCTGTTAGGTAATGGGCCTTGCACTCTGACACCTTTCCCTTAACCTCAGCACTTACACTCTGTTCTCTAGCAGCACTGGCAGGCTGGTGCACCTGCTGTTTCTCTGCCTTGTGGGGTACTTTTTGCTAAGTAAAGAAGCCTGGACTTTCTTGTGGTTCTGTGACTGGCTAGTGGGGGTGaccctgggctgggcacagggcatCCGGGATGCAGGAgccggatcgtgtcctgccctgggctggagggcgcGGGCCTCCGGGATGCAGGAgccggatcgtgtcctgccctgggctggagggcgcGGGCCTCCGGGATGCAGGAgccggatcgtgtcctgccctgggctggagggcgcgggcctccgggatgcagcggccggatcgtgtcctgccctgggctggagggcgcgggcctccgggatgcagcggccggatcgtgtcctgccctgggctggagggcagggtctCTGGGATGCAGGAgccggatcgtgtcctgccctgggctggagggcagggtctccgggatgcagcggccggatcgtgtcctgccctgggctggagggcgcgggcctccgggatgcagcggccggatcgtgtcctgccctgggctggagggcgcgggcctccgggatgcagcggccggatcgtgtcctgccctgggctggagggcgcgggcctccgggatgcagcggccggatcgtgtcctgccctgggctggagggcagggcctccgggatgcagcggccggatcgtgtcctgccctgggctggagggcgcGGGCCTCCGGGATGCAGGAgccggatcgtgtcctgccctgggctggagggcgcgggcctccgggatgcagcggccggatcgtgtcctgccctgggctggagggcgcgggcctccgggatgcagcggccggatcgtgtcctgccctgggctggagggcagggtctCTGGGATGCAGGAgccggatcgtgtcctgccctgggctggagggcagggtctccgggatgcagcggccggatcgtgtcctgccctgggctggagggcgcgggcctccgggatgcagcggccggatcgtgtcctgccctgggctggagggcgcgggcctccgggatgcagcggccggatcgtgtcctgccctgggctggagggcagggtctccgggatgcagcggccggatcgtgtcctgccctgggctggagggcgcgggcctccgggatgcagcggccggatcgtgtcctgccctgggctggagggcagggcctccgggatgcagcggccggatcgtgtcctgccctgggctggagggcgcGGGCCTCCGGGATGCAGGAgccggatcgtgtcctgccctgggctggagggcgcgggcctccgggatgcagcggccggatcgtgtcctgccctgggctggagggcgcgggcctccgggatgcagcggccggatcgtgtcctgccctgggctggagggcagggtctCTGGGATGCAGGAgccggatcgtgtcctgccctgggctggagggcagggtctccgggatgcagcggccggatcgtgtcctgccctgggctggagggcgcgggcctccgggatgcagcggccggatcgtgtcctgccctgggctggagggcgcgggcctccgggatgcagcggccggatcgtgtcctgccctgggctggagggcagggtctccgggatgcagcggccggatcgtgtcctgccctgggctggagggcagggtctccgggatgcagcggccggatcgtgtcctgccctgggctggagggcgcGGGCCTCCGGGATGCAGGAGCTggatcgtgtcctgccctgggctggagggcacGGGCCTCCGGGATGCAGGAgccggatcgtgtcctgccctgggctggagggcagggtctccgggatgcagcggccggatcgtgtcctgccctgggctggagggcagggtctCTGGCATGCAGcggccggatcgtgtcctgcccCGGGCTGGGCGCAGGGTCTCCGGGATGCAGcggccggatcgtgtcctgccctgggctggagggcgcgggcctccgggatgcagcggccggatcgtgtcctgccctgggctggagggcgcgggcctccgggatgcagcggccggatcgtgtcctgccctgggctggagggcgcGGGCCTCCGGGATGCAGGAgccggatcgtgtcctgccctgggctggagggcgcGGGCCTCCGGGATGCAGGAgccggatcgtgtcctgccccgggctgggtgcagggtctctgggatgcagcggccggatcgtgtcctgccctgggctggagggcgcgggcctccgggatgcagcggccggatcgtgtcctgccctgggctggagggcagggcctccgggatgcagcggccggatcgtgtcctgccctgggctggagggcgcgggcctccgggatgcagcggccggatcgtgtcctgccctgggctggagggcagggtctccgggatgcagcggccggatcgtgtcctgccctgggctgggcgcAGGGTCTCCGGGATGCAGTggccggatcgtgtcctgccctgggctggagggcagggtctCTGGGATGCAGGGTcggatcgtgtcctgccctgggctggagggcagggtctccgggatgcagcggccggatcgtgtcctgccctgggctggagggcgcGGGCCTCCGGGATGCAGGggccggatcgtgtcctgccctgggctggagggcagggtctCTGGGATGCAGGggccggatcgtgtcctgcccCGGGCTGGGCGCAGGGTCTCCGGGATGCAGcggccggatcgtgtcctgccccgggctgggggcagggtctcCGGGATGCAGGAgccggatcgtgtcctgccccgggctgggggcagggtctccgggatgcagcggccggatcgtgtcctgccctgggctggagggcgcGGGCCTCCGGGATGCAGGAgccggatcgtgtcctgccctgggctggagggcagggtctCTGGGATGCAGGggccggatcgtgtcctgccctgggctggagggcagggtctccgggatgcagcggccggatcgtgtcctgccccgggctggagggcagggtctccgggatgcagcggccggatcgtgtcctgccccgggctggagggcagggtctccgggatgcagcggccggatcgtgtcctgcccCGGGCTGGGCGCAGGGTCTCCGGGATGCAGcggccggatcgtgtcctgccccgggctgggggcagggtctcCGGGATGCAGGAgccggatcgtgtcctgcccCGGGCTGGGCGCAGGGTCTCCGGGATGCAGcggccggatcgtgtcctgccctgggctgggggcagggtctccgggatgcagcggccggatcgtgtcctgccctgggctgggggcagggtctcCGGGATGCAGGAgccggatcgtgtcctgccctgggctggagggcagggcctccgggatgcagcggccggatcgtgtcctgccctgggctggagggcagggtctCCGGGATGCAGGAgccggatcgtgtcctgcccCGGGCTGGGCGCAGGGTCTCCGGGATGCAGcggccggatcgtgtcctgccctgggctggagggcagggcctccgggatgcagcggccggatcgtgtcctgcccCGGGCTGGGCGCAGGGTCTCCGGGATGCAGGAgccggatcgtgtcctgccctgggctgggggcagggtctcCGGGATGCAGGAgccggatcgtgtcctgcccCGGGCTGGGCGCAGGGTCTCCGGGATGCAGcggccggatcgtgtcctgccctgggctggagggcagggcctccgggatgcagcggccggatcgtgtcctgccccgggctggagggcagggcctccgggatgcagcggccggatcgtgtcctgccctgggctgggggcagggtctccgggatgcagcggccggatcgtgtcctgccctgggctgggggcagggtctccgggatgcagcggccggatcgtgtcctgccccgggctgggggcagggtctccgggatgcagcggccggatcgtgtcctgcccCGGGCTGGGCGCCCTCGGGCGCGGCCTCCTTGGCGTGAAAGCCCCTCGGGGGTGCGGCTCCGCCCCGGCCCGGCAGGGAGGCGCCAGAGGCGGGGACTGTTGTCACCTGATCGCGCCGGGATGGCGGCGCCCTGGGCCGGCCTATCGCCGCCCTCGGTCGGGTGAcggaggcggcggcggccggaGGCGGCTCCGGGGCGCGGGGTCCTGGACTCGCCCGCGATGCTGAGGAACGGAGCGGCCGAGGCCTCCCGCAGCCCCGCGGCCGCCCCCCGGCCCGTCCGCGTGTGGTGCGACGGATGGTGAGCGGGGCCGTGAGCTGGAGACGGCGCCGCGGCCCGGGCTCCCCGGCCGGGCCCTGGGCCCTGGGCCCTgggcccgccgccgccgccgcctcagCGGGGCCGGCCCGGAGCTCCTgagggcccggcccggcccggctctcCGCCCCCCTGAGAAGCtgcgctcggggcgggggggcgcgacCCGCGCTGTGGGCAGGGGCGGGCCCTGGCCCGGGGCGACGGGAATCGGCCTGCCTCGAGGCggccggggtggggggcccaggggTGCGCTGTGACTGGAAGGTCCCGGACATCagatgctgggctgggggtggctgTCGCCTCTGCAGGACGTGGTCTCCGAGGAAGAGCTGGCATCGGGTGGGTAGGGGCAGTCCTGCAGCCATCCAGACTCTTGGCTGGACTGTTTTTGCTGGCTTGCCAAGCAGAGGTGCCCCTTTGGGGTGATGTCAGGGGAGACCAGGaccagtctttttcagagtcttgtctctgacagtagccCTACCAGGTGCTCCAAAGGGAGGTGCAGGAATCCATCTCGCAGACAATTATGAAATAATCTGCTTATaaattaggaagaaatttccccatCAGATGATTTATACCCCAAAGCAGGAGAGTTTATGTCCTTTCTATATGTATTAAAGAAAGAGAGACCATAAAACGAGTTATCCTGAGTAATATAACTGGGTGGTTTTGTTAGCCTGTTGCACTCCCTGTCCTGCGTCATTCAGAAGGACTTTGGAACTTAAACTCTTCTGTAAACATCCATCTTCTTGTCAAGGCCATTGTGCAAAGGTTTTGTGTGCTCACCTGAGTTACTCCTTGAAATTCTGGGGGGGGTGTTTAATGGCCCTTGTTTTTAAATGGGCAGGTAGAGCATAGGCCGTTGGATGCAGCACAAATGCATTCCTGTAAGCAGTGACATGAATGTGTGAGCTGGCTAGAATGACCTGGTTTCTGCATGCCATTCTTATCTTTTCTCTTAACCTTCCTTAGTTGTGGAGTTTGATCAGTCCTCTGTGCAGCATTCCTGGGTTTGTGGGTTAGTGTGTTCTGGAACCTTCACTTTGAGAATTGCCTCTCTATATCCCCCTTTCTCCAGTGCTGGAGAGTTTCAGGAGTCCTCTACCAAGATGTGCTCATAAGGGCTGCATATGTGTCTTCCCATGCATCCAAACAGTTGGGTCTGACCATAGAAATGGAATACCATCCCAAaattccttctcttctgcagcgaGCTGTTGATGAAGCTTTGTGCTGGTCTGGAGAACTTTGTTTAGCTTTTTGGCCAGACTTTTATTAGCTGATTTTACTAGTTGTTTTGATAAGAGGTAGCAACCAATGGACTTACTCAGGAATGTAAGACATGGTCTCTACTTCAAAGAGGTCATTATCTAAAATGACAATTCACCTtcacaggggaagggaggggagagggatacATCTTTTAAACATTAtaataatgaatgaatgaataaataaattctCATTAACTAAATGTGCCTTCCTTTTAACTTGTCTTTGATTTGGCTAATTACTTGTAGCGACCGTAGAAGCAATGGACctggaggagggatttgaaagagaaGAGAGTAGGGGTCTTGCAGATGGATTTGGGAAGGGTGTATcctgggtggagggggcagcatggACTTCAAGTGTGGGAGAAGCAGACATTGGCAGATTGGAGGATGGGTGTGGGGGTGACATGCTGTGAAGTGAGGAGAGACTCATGAAAGGTCTTGAAGGCTAGTTGTGGTAGGATCCTGGGCCATTACAGCATTCCTgggcagggtggattgatttaaacaagcaggaaaccttgatttaaaccaCCAATTGTAATTGTTTGCATTTGTACTACTTAGTTATTTTCCTAATCAAGGTTGATTATCATTGGttgataaccattaaaacatgttgatttgtgCTAACCCAGAAGATACATTGTATCTATATACATTACTTATAGCagcagttttcaaccttttttttcatttgtggaccctcaaaaaatttcaaatagaggagtggacctctttggaaatctttaCATAGT
The window above is part of the Natator depressus isolate rNatDep1 chromosome 14, rNatDep2.hap1, whole genome shotgun sequence genome. Proteins encoded here:
- the SIRT7 gene encoding NAD-dependent protein deacetylase sirtuin-7 isoform X1, which produces MAAGGSLSRAERKAAARAEILQQEEQRDRRRQVSRILRKPAGERSPEESLLLGECEDIVRELERRRMKREGLRRRQEEVCDEPEELKRKVIELAAAVRSAKHLVIYTGAGISTAASIPDYRGPNGVWTLLQKGRSIRATDLSEAEPTLTHMSIACLHKHNLVQHVVSQNCDGLHLRSGLPQAAISELHGNMYIEVCTFCTPNREYVRMFDVTERTALHRHHTGRMCHKCGAQLRDTIVHFGEKGTLREPLNWEAATEAASKADVILCLGSSLKVLKKYPHLWCMSKPPSRRPKLYIVNLQWTPKDDLAALKLHGKCDDVMRLLMEELGLEIPCYDRTKDPIFSLAIPLSPSEEGSHSRRLVAPPWSLEEAQMQEQQREPASQLSLSLSGGWFGRGCAKGSKKKKVN
- the SIRT7 gene encoding NAD-dependent protein deacetylase sirtuin-7 isoform X2 codes for the protein MAAGGSLSRAERKAAARAEILQQEEQRDRRRQVSRILRKPAGERSPEESLLLGECEDIVRELERRRMKREGLRRRQEEVCDEPEELKRKVIELAAAVRSAKHLVIYTGAGISTAASIPDYRGPNGVWTLLQKGRSIRATDLSEAEPTLTHMSIACLHKHNLVQHVVSQNCDGLHLRSGLPQAAISELHGNMYIEVCTFCTPNREYVRMFDVTERTALHRHHTGRMCHKCGAQLRDTIVHFGEKGTLREPLNWEAATEAASKADVILCLGSSLKVLKKYPHLWCMSKPPSRRPKLYIVNLQWTPKDDLAALKLHGKCDDVMRLLMEELGLEIPCYDSPSEEGSHSRRLVAPPWSLEEAQMQEQQREPASQLSLSLSGGWFGRGCAKGSKKKKVN